The genomic region tgtgtttacatttattaCCAAAGAAGTGGTTGCAGCTGACTTAGATTTTCTTTCACTAACAGTATTAAAGAGTGGATTTTATTTAATGCTTGTTTTTCAAGCTGTTTACAAGTTCATGTTATTACATATTTCAAGTTATTAGAAGCGTTGACCTTCTCTCAGTGGcctgtgtctgtctcctccagGTGTAATTTATGGAGCTGGCGTGCTACCCGACAGTCTGACTGCCGTTGTCGGAGAGACGGTGACGTTCACCACCACCGTGACTCCAGCTGAGATACCATTCCTGGTTGTCACCTGGAGTTTTGAGGATAGTCAAGGTTCTAGTGTTAATATAATAACCTCAACTAACGCAGATATAATTGGACCAGCGTACACCGGCCGGGTGAAACTCCTCAGATCTACTGGATCTCTGGAGTTTAGTAATCTGACCATTAACGACACCGGCAAATACAAAGTCACCATTATACCAACTGGTGGTGCGCAGCAGAAAGGAAGCTGCCAACTGCTGTTAGAAGGTAATTTGATGCATAACTGTCACAATGAAGAACATAACACTGACCACACTGTAAACTGGAATAGCAATCAGAAGAGTGCGAACCTCCACTAAGGCCCTaaagtccctttaaattcaatcgagCTGCACCACATTGAACAAACCCATAAatgtcagtcccctaaatataccAGATTTAGTTTTCCACCTATAGAATTATTGTTTGGAAATGAGTGAAAACATCAACACCATAGGTCCTTCCATGACATTGTATCATGAATACTGCATAATTGCATAAGCGACAAACAGGGAACAACTaggtaatattaataataacagattttatttataagcACCTTTCAAAGCACTCAGAGTCACTTTCAAGACTAAGATAAAAACAGTCGAAAATAATGCATCAAAAAGATTAATAAAAAGAATAGTGTATAAAACCATGCTACAGTTGTCGATGATTGCTGAGGGTTTATTATCCCATCCTGCAAAAGTATAAAATCTTATTTTGTGATTGTTCACTTGCATCTGACACAGAAACAATGTAGATATCTTTACCCTGTACTGGGCATAACACATTTTCATCAGTGGTTGTCATGATTCACTCATTCatgatttgtgttgtgtttttaatccaCAGTGCCGGTCTCAAAGGTAAAGGTAACaccgagcagcagcacagacctGGTGGAGTTCAGCTCCATCCGTCTGACCTGCTCCGCCTCTGGATCCTCCCTCTCTTACCTCTGGCTGAACGGCAGCTCTGCGATCACAGCTGGCGACGGAGGCTCCATTCTCACTATAGTCAATGTGACCCGTTACGACCAGGGACCATTCAGGTGTCACGTGTTCAATCCTGTCAGTAACGGCTCCAGTGACCCAGTCAGCCTCtccatcagctgtgagtctGGCTGCATGTTCCCTTAAAACCCCAGAGCTGAAGTACATTAGCTTCATGGGGCCTTCATATTGAGCGTCTGATCATTTATACCTTTTTCCTTAATTTTCTACTATTTTGATTGGTGCACAttcattcttcttctctgcagatGGTCcagaaaacatcagtgtgacacTCAATCCGCCACAAGAATACCACGCGGCAGGGTCCAACGTCAGCCTCTCCTGCTCGACTGTCTCCAGACCTGCAGCCCAGTATTACTGGTTCCTGAACGGGGACAGACTCTCTGACGCTGGCCCGGAGCTCAGACTGATCCACGTCCAGGAGAGTCAGAGTGGAAGCTACAGCTGTCAGGCCTTCAACAACAAAACCCTGAGATCTCAGACAGCTCAAGTGCCAGCTCTCACTGTACTGGGTGAGTTGGAATCAACATTCTTATATTGAAGTGACACGTTAAACCAGATGGACTTTGGGGGCCCCAGGCGAAAGGACACTCTGTTCAACCAACCGACCCCCCAACAAACATGCATTTAGACTTTGCAGTCTTCAACCAAACAGCTAAAATTACACGTGCTAGTGAAGCTAATGAAGCCTTGTTTGGTGGTTTCCAACCATGGAGCTGCTGCAGTCTCCTGCATGTTGCTGATGCATGTGGACCAGCGTAACCAGCCATTCTCAGGGACCCCCTCTAAGCTTGGGGCCCCCAAGCATTTGCCTGCCCTGCCTAGCCTGTTGCCAAACCCGGGACTCGGGTTGTCAttctttaaaatgcatcaaattaaaatgtatctaTTCTTCTCGCCCAGTTCCAGTGTCTAATATAGAAATGAACGCCAGCAGCACCGTCATGTTTGAGTTCCACAGCTCCGTCCGtctgtcctgctcctcctctggatCCTCGCTCTCCTTCCTCTGGATGAACCGCAGCTCCGAGGTCACGGCCAGCGACAGAGTTCAGCTCACCAACGGAAACTCCTCCCTCATCATATATAATGTGACCCGTTACGACCAGGGACCCTTCAGGTGTCGTGTGTCTAACCCTGTCAGTAGCGACACCACTGCTCCAGTCAACCTCCTCATCATCTGTGAGTCACTAAGGGACATGTTCCTGATGTTCGTTGAAATATGTCTGAGTAACTTTTTGTTATTGTCCTGGTTATTTCTGCATTTGACCGATATAAAGCACAAGCTGCATATCACATAAACCTTTTTTGTCAAGCCACTAACTTTATTAATCTGTGATGTtcccttttgttgttgttactgCCCTTGTTTTACTGGCGGCCATATCTTTTTAATGTTTCCTCGCCACAGTGGGCCCAGAAAACATTAATCTGACGGTGTCTCCAGCACAAGAGCACCACGACGAGGGGTCGGACGTCGGCCTGACGTGCTCAGCTGTCTCCAGACCTGCAGCGCTCTATTACTGGTTCCTGAATGGAGACAGACTGTCGGATACTGGACCAGAGCTCAGACTGGTCAACATCCGATTGAGTCAGAGTGGAAACTACAGCTGTCAGGCCTTTAACAACAAAACCATGAGGAGTCAAACATCTCAGCCTGTTGTTTTAACTGTACTGAAATGTAGGTGGGAGTCAATACCTAAGATATATAGCACTTAATCAAGATCATCCCTAGGAAACAGTATACATTCAAAAAATATTACAGAGGCTCTTAAgtgcaaaataaaaatgcaaataagAAATCACATCAGCATTAACCTCTAAAATGTAGGCGCCTACTTTCAAAAGGAGCCGGGCACTGGTGCACTGTCCATCTATTCAACAGGAAATGCTGACaaaatgtgatttgttgtttttattttgcttgtttGCCGCTGTGTTTCGCACTTCAGGGCCCCGTAAAAAAAGCTCTATATTTTAAGATGATAAAAGGGTGAAAACTATTTtgctggatccgccccctgattcAGATCCACATCAAATATTCAATGGGCCTCCTCCCTGATTCCCGAATCCTCCAGAAAGTGGAGTCTTGCATTGGCATTGTTTATAACGTGTCCCTGCTACAGAAACAAAGAATTGATTTGTGCTTTCTGTTTATCTTCAGTGACTCCTAAcatctttatttcctctcccagcTAACGTCTCCAATGTGGTGATAACTCCCGACGCCACAGACCTGATAGAGTTCAACAGCTCCGTCCGtctgtcctgctcctcctccggctcctcGCTCTCCTTCCTCTGGCTGAACGGCAGCTCCGAGGTCACGGCCAGCGACAGAGTTCAGCTCACCGACGAGGGCGCCACTCTCACCATGATAAACGTGACCCGCCACGACCAGGGACCGTTCAGGTGTCACGTGTTCAACGATTTCAGTAACTCCACCAGTGATCCGGTGAAACTCTCCATCAGCTGTGAGTTGTACTGCCCTAAAGTACGAGCTCAGTCTTAAGTAGCAGCATTTGCATTCAAATACCATCTAGAGCTTTTAAATTGCAACTTGTCGCGTAATTATTGCAATCATCATGAAAGCAGTGTTTTGCCTTCATAGCTTTTTATTGTCCTCCTTGCTGTTCCATTGCCGCAGTGCTCGTCAGGTACTGATAAAGATGCTTATATGAATGTAGCTTAATGATACAGTTCTGTGTTAGAACGACATAAtggcctcttcctcttctgagcccGGCCTAATGCCTTTTTCAGCTTTCCTCAAGTTACATTGATTTTATGGGTGATTGTACCGTTTTATgtcttttctctccacagtcggcCCAGAAAATATTAACCTGAAGCTGTTTCCATCACAACAATTCTATGAAGAAGGATCAGATATAAAGCTGCTGTGCTCGGCTGTGACCAGACCTGCAGCCACGTATCACTGGTTCCTGAATGGAGAAAGGCTGTCAGCCACTGGACCAGAGCTCCAACTGGTGAAGATTGAGCAGAGCCACAGTGGGAAATACAGCTGCCAGGCCTTCAACAGCAAAACTCTGAGATATGAAACATCTGACCCTGCAGTTGTGTTGATACTGGGTGAGTTATTACAGCCCATTTTACCACTGGTCACCCACTAACACCTGATAACATCTGGATATAATAAACATTCAGTCCTGGGTCAAATTACTCTGCAGTAAGCACTGGTTTTTATTGGCTCTGACCAACGCgttaatttcttcttctttagctTAGCAGCCAAATTTCCTATCTTCACTACATTATGATGTATATAAACTCCCAGATGTCGGCACGTAAATACCCATGAAAGTGTGTGTACTcattgtttaacatttttttaaatactgcttATACTCCCTAATCTTTGTGTGAAATATATTATATAGAAAAATCAACTTTTAATTTCTTAGTTTACTGCCAAACTCTTTTTTACTCTTTCAATTTGATCCCTATTCAAAAATGTACCCTAAAGAATTGAACATCTAACTGACAATTTGGATATAGTCATCTTGTCCATCAGCGAGCCATCAGTGACCACATGTTACACTAACCTTGCTTGGTTTTTTCCCTCGGCTGTGCCCCCCTCTAACGTGGAGGTGGTGTTaatggtttgtgttgtgtcttcaACCCACAGTGCCGGTCGCCAACATCACAgtaacacagagcagcagcacagatttGTTGGAGTTCCACAGCTCCATCAGtctgtcctgctcctcctctggatCCTCGCTCTCCTTCCTGTGGCTGAACGGCAGCTCGGAGGTCACGGCCAGCGACAGAGTGCAGCTCAGCCACAGAGGCTCCAATCTCACTATCTTCAATGTGACCCGCTACGACCAGGGACCGTTCAGGTGCAACGTGTCCAATGGCTTGTCTTATGGAATCAGCCAGTCaatgaatgttatcatccaatGTGAGTTTGTGACTAAGGTTCATAAACATCCCTGAATTAAATAGATTTTGTTTAGTGGATCTCCATTACATTGCAAACACTTATAAATAGCAGtctcctaaatatgcctgatcatttttgtatatttgtattaagATCCATTACCAGAGTGGGAAATGTATTGTAGCGTTTGCGGTCCGACACAGCGGGGCTAACTAGCGGaatgaggaggacacagagtggCTGGTGTTTAACTGGAGAACCAGGCTTTATTCACCTTTCCGTACAACTCACTCACGGGGTTTTTGCAGTCCCCCCCTGCAACATAGCGAACACGAAACACGGCTGTTTCCGCCCCCTCTCTCAACTGGCCTATCAGGCTGAACTAGGGCAACTCCTTCCCCCCACAAACTCCCCATCAATCCCCCCCATAGTCCTGCTGGGTCGCTACAGTATTTAAGTGTGTATTTACAGACACACTTAAATACATTTCCCACATAATAACACTCATATTTGCCAGAAGTGCGTTTTGAGTACTTAGAGCTTCATGTACTCAtttctagatttttttttccataacaaCAAAACAAGGTGAAGAAGAAAACCAGAATTGAGTATTAACTATGGAAGTAGCAACAGAACCAAAAGCTTCTACAAAAACCCCACACGATCTGATGGATCTGCTTGTGTTGCAGATGGACCTGACAACGTGCACATTGTCGGACccacatctacacacactgGTGTTATCACAATGCTCTACTGCTCCAGTGTTTCTGTCCCACCCGCAAAGTTCACCTGGATGTTCCAAGGAAATCCAACGGCTGTACAAGAGGCTGTGTACGTCATCCAATCAGGCAGAGACTCGGACAGTGGGACGTACACCTGCACGGCTGAGAACACTGTGACCGGGCGGAGTCAAACAGTGCACCACGCTTTAACTGTCACCGGTACGTGAACAACAACAAGACAATTTCAAACTATTAATGTTTTCTTAacgagtttttttgtttttcagattccTCAGACTGTGgctgctcagctgctgctgccggagcGGGCATCCTAGCAGCTGGGTGttttctcattgttttggttgtggGCGGTCTATTCCTGTACTGtctggtgaggaagaggaggaggtgagcacAAGGCACATGGCAAATTTagctttcttgattcttgttctgggtttgaacctTCTTGGTTGAAtatacttattgtaagtcgctaaatgaaatgtaataatgctCTTAAATATAAAGTTTATAATTTTCAAAAAAACGTactatatatttctatatatagatatatctatgtatttaatttacctgactAAATTGATAtgtgatatataaatattaaataattgcaTCCATGTATTTCATCTATTGATGGTTAATAGTTTTAATGAAACAATGGTTATGGTCTCACATTTTTTACAGcgaattaattaattcatagGCTATACCTAATGCAATATAATAATTCATTTGATGGTTTAACTTACAATAATTTAACCATGAAGTAAGATTTCAAGTTAATCACAtacataaatgtattttatttaaaaaaatgttatagTACAATGCTGTTTATGACAGCAGAACAAAAACTACAACCTTAAAAATGACCAACACCTCTCTGACACTGTCAAAGGTAGCTTCATCATGTCTCACCAGAAGACTGTGGCTTCAcaatcaacacattttatatttacgTGTCGTATATAATTAattataaagttatttattGCTGTTATATGATCACATTTAAAACCACTTTGCACATCTATTAGGTGACAGGTGCATCAGAGAAACTGGAGTGAAGGTCTAGTATTGAAATGTTTACAAATTATCACTAGGACAGTGTGCAgcaatatttttaataatatatggCCACATTTAATATTAATTGCTGAGCATTGAACGTTCCTTATGTCTTTACTGCTGATAAATAAGATCTGTCTTTATTTTAGCAGCAATTACCCGGCACGTCACAAACGTAAGTTCTTGTCTCATCTAAACACTGACAATGGAAAGATGTATATCTGAATCATAAAAATGATCTAATGAAGCTAAACCTCTGTTTTGACCCCTTAGATAAATTAAGTGTGAGGGTGAAGCATTCAGACACGTACAAGATCACAGGAACAGCTAAACAAAGCAATTTGAAGTCCTTCAGCGGtgagtttaaatgtttgtttttgtcgacATAGTGTTTATTGAAACATTCCTCGCTTCTAATCATCTGCAAACTTTCCCTCCTGCAGCAGAATTAAAATCTGAAAACCCACAAAGGAAGATTTCTACAAGACTCTAGATCAACAATCGCAGAGAAAAACGTCAGTGTCATTgagttcctttaaaaaaaaatatttattcattgtTCCCAACTGTTTTCTGCCTCCTTCACTTTGCTAAGTTTGACTTTAGTTAAATTATAACTTTGATAACTTTCATGTGACTTGATGATTAATGATCACTTTGATTCTCTTATAAATATGTAACATATTTCAAAAGCTGTAAATAGTTTCAATAATAGCTATTACAAtggattttctaaataaaatgaaGGAAAATGTCTATTACATGATATGCATATAAGTTTATTttcaataaacatttaaaaaacagaccAAGGACACTCGGAGTCTTCTGTATCACTCAGATGGGCAGTAGAAGTAATAACCATTAAAATGATCCATCCACCACTCCATtcctccacccatccatccataatCTTTAGTGCttctcctttgagggtcacaggggaGATGGAGTCTATCCCAGCGGACATTTGCCGTGAAGAGGGGAACACCTTGAAAAAGTTTGCCTGTGaatcacagggccaacacacATAGACTAACAACCAGTCCTagagtcaatttagagtctccagtcaACCTATTCGCCAATGTGCAGGTCTTTGGACTGAAGCTGCATTACctggagaaccccccccccaccccccatgtaaacacaggaaaacGTGCAAACCGCCTCAAGGAAATGCCACATCGATTAAAACCGGGAAGGTTCTTGCTGCGGGGCGACCGTGTTGATGCCAACCTAAAAACATCCCAACCCCATTGAATATACAGGGTGAGACAAACCACTGTCAGACCAGTTTCCCCTCAGCACAACAAACGTGTCGACTCAAGTGGAAAATCACTTTTCCATCAGCCCCATAAATTAATCACTTGTAATGGACTTCACAGAACATTGTCTCAGAGATCATATTTTATGTCTGCGATAAATATTTTATGACACCTGCGTAAAAACAAATGACCTTTATCAGTTATTTATTGCGGACAGTAGTAATGAATTTGACCCTCAAGCAGATGTGTATCGAGACGATTTGGCAGAGAAGTTGAGATCTTATCCTCTGTATTATTACCGGTAGGCCTTGACTCA from Pleuronectes platessa chromosome 10, fPlePla1.1, whole genome shotgun sequence harbors:
- the LOC128450061 gene encoding carcinoembryonic antigen-related cell adhesion molecule 5 — protein: METSVVLLVFLGAISGVIYGAGVLPDSLTAVVGETVTFTTTVTPAEIPFLVVTWSFEDSQGSSVNIITSTNADIIGPAYTGRVKLLRSTGSLEFSNLTINDTGKYKVTIIPTGGAQQKGSCQLLLEVPVSKVKVTPSSSTDLVEFSSIRLTCSASGSSLSYLWLNGSSAITAGDGGSILTIVNVTRYDQGPFRCHVFNPVSNGSSDPVSLSISYGPENISVTLNPPQEYHAAGSNVSLSCSTVSRPAAQYYWFLNGDRLSDAGPELRLIHVQESQSGSYSCQAFNNKTLRSQTAQVPALTVLVPVSNIEMNASSTVMFEFHSSVRLSCSSSGSSLSFLWMNRSSEVTASDRVQLTNGNSSLIIYNVTRYDQGPFRCRVSNPVSSDTTAPVNLLIILGPENINLTVSPAQEHHDEGSDVGLTCSAVSRPAALYYWFLNGDRLSDTGPELRLVNIRLSQSGNYSCQAFNNKTMRSQTSQPVVLTVLKSNVSNVVITPDATDLIEFNSSVRLSCSSSGSSLSFLWLNGSSEVTASDRVQLTDEGATLTMINVTRHDQGPFRCHVFNDFSNSTSDPVKLSISFGPENINLKLFPSQQFYEEGSDIKLLCSAVTRPAATYHWFLNGERLSATGPELQLVKIEQSHSGKYSCQAFNSKTLRYETSDPAVVLILVPVANITVTQSSSTDLLEFHSSISLSCSSSGSSLSFLWLNGSSEVTASDRVQLSHRGSNLTIFNVTRYDQGPFRCNVSNGLSYGISQSMNVIIQYGPDNVHIVGPTSTHTGVITMLYCSSVSVPPAKFTWMFQGNPTAVQEAVYVIQSGRDSDSGTYTCTAENTVTGRSQTVHHALTVTDSSDCGCSAAAAGAGILAAGCFLIVLVVGGLFLYCLVRKRRSSNYPARHKHKLSVRVKHSDTYKITGTAKQSNLKSFSAELKSENPQRKISTRL